A region from the Wansuia hejianensis genome encodes:
- a CDS encoding HAD family hydrolase: MMTTPGIDTVIFDIGRVLVDFDPARYVEQEVPDVELQRRIYPIMFKNPDWEADDLGIYSEEEILGRFIRKAPDLEEEIRKLYDRSGRTITLFPYAVPWVRGLKDAGFRVYALSNYSRHLYERTVEKMKFLPLLDGVVFSWQCHSIKPDGEIYRCLFRQYQINPSRAVFLDDNLPNIEKARELGMYAIHFTGFEEAKTQLDSLLGI, encoded by the coding sequence ATGATGACAACGCCGGGGATTGATACGGTTATCTTTGATATTGGGCGGGTTTTGGTGGATTTTGATCCGGCGCGTTATGTGGAACAGGAAGTTCCGGATGTTGAGCTGCAAAGGCGGATCTATCCAATTATGTTTAAGAATCCGGACTGGGAGGCTGATGACCTGGGGATCTATTCTGAAGAAGAAATTCTCGGCCGGTTTATCCGGAAGGCTCCGGATCTTGAGGAGGAGATACGCAAGCTATATGACCGTTCGGGAAGAACTATTACGCTGTTCCCCTATGCGGTTCCCTGGGTACGGGGGCTTAAGGATGCCGGGTTCCGGGTTTATGCCCTTTCTAACTATTCCAGGCACCTGTATGAACGGACAGTGGAAAAGATGAAATTTCTACCTCTTCTGGACGGTGTGGTGTTTTCCTGGCAGTGCCACAGCATCAAGCCGGACGGGGAAATCTACCGCTGCCTCTTCCGTCAGTACCAGATCAACCCCAGCCGGGCCGTGTTTCTGGACGATAACCTGCCCAATATTGAGAAAGCCAGAGAGCTGGGTATGTATGCCATACATTTCACCGGCTTTGAGGAGGCCAAAACTCAGCTGGACAGTCTGCTGGGCATATAA
- a CDS encoding GntR family transcriptional regulator — MDIIIHNSSEVPIYEQITSQIKHLILAGELESGEALPSLRLLAKNLRISVITTKRAYEELEREGYVMSVPGKGCFVAGKSRQLLQEEKLRLVEEKLAQAVEVAKKTEITLNEMTELLKTLYEED, encoded by the coding sequence ATGGATATTATAATTCACAACAGCAGTGAGGTCCCGATCTATGAACAGATCACCTCACAGATCAAACATCTCATTCTGGCCGGGGAGCTTGAGAGCGGGGAAGCGCTGCCTTCTCTCAGGCTTTTGGCCAAGAATCTGCGGATCAGTGTTATTACTACGAAAAGGGCTTACGAAGAGCTGGAACGGGAAGGCTATGTGATGAGCGTTCCTGGCAAGGGGTGTTTTGTGGCAGGTAAGAGCCGGCAGCTTTTGCAGGAGGAGAAGCTTCGGCTGGTGGAGGAGAAGCTCGCCCAGGCGGTAGAGGTGGCGAAGAAGACGGAGATTACGCTGAATGAGATGACAGAGCTTCTGAAAACATTATATGAAGAGGATTAG
- a CDS encoding ABC transporter ATP-binding protein, with protein sequence MENQNILEVHGLCKKYKKFALEQVDLVLPKGCIMGFVGENGAGKTTTLKCILDIAHRDSGSVDIFGQDSRKADMEDIGVVFVEMNYQQDITGNNINTMYRNIYRNWQEDTFFGYLDRFGIDRKKAYKTASRGMQLKLQLAVALSHRARLLLLDEPTSGLDPVVRDEMLEIFQDFIMDEEHSILFSTHITSDLEKIADYVVMIHEGRVIFSEQKDTLLYQYGIWKGNDSSLAKLPKNAVLAVSRSGFGVSALVNREKLGRNFEAERPSIDEIMLHLIKGEQIWAE encoded by the coding sequence ATGGAAAATCAGAATATTTTGGAAGTGCATGGCCTGTGTAAGAAGTATAAAAAGTTTGCTCTTGAACAGGTTGACCTGGTGCTGCCCAAGGGATGTATTATGGGTTTTGTGGGAGAAAACGGAGCCGGTAAGACTACGACGCTGAAATGTATACTGGATATTGCCCACAGAGACAGCGGGTCCGTGGATATCTTTGGGCAGGACAGCCGGAAGGCGGACATGGAAGACATCGGCGTTGTGTTTGTCGAGATGAATTATCAGCAGGATATTACGGGGAACAATATCAATACCATGTACAGGAACATATACCGGAATTGGCAGGAGGATACATTTTTTGGATATCTGGACCGGTTTGGCATTGACCGGAAGAAAGCTTATAAGACTGCCTCCCGCGGGATGCAGCTGAAGCTGCAGCTGGCGGTGGCGCTGTCCCACAGAGCCCGGCTGCTGCTGCTGGATGAGCCTACAAGCGGGCTGGACCCTGTAGTGCGTGATGAAATGCTGGAGATATTTCAGGATTTTATTATGGATGAAGAGCACAGCATACTGTTTTCTACGCATATCACCAGTGATCTGGAGAAGATTGCGGACTATGTAGTGATGATTCACGAGGGAAGAGTGATATTCAGTGAGCAAAAGGATACGCTCCTGTACCAGTATGGGATCTGGAAGGGAAATGACAGCAGCCTTGCGAAGCTTCCGAAGAATGCGGTGCTGGCGGTCAGCCGTTCCGGATTCGGGGTGTCGGCTCTGGTGAACAGGGAAAAACTGGGACGGAATTTTGAGGCAGAACGGCCGTCGATTGACGAAATCATGCTGCATTTGATTAAGGGGGAACAGATATGGGCGGAATGA
- a CDS encoding ABC-2 transporter permease — translation MGGMILKDFIFMKKQIKFYLLVIGIYCVLCFYWDQPSLVVTMACVLSIMFPVQIFGWDESCNWQMMERILPVSSGKVVLARYLSAFLMSLASMGSAVLIMNVVYMVKGQPPAGDTMLFHLMVCAAVVLVETVMIPVIYRFGSANSRLMLVLIIGAVAAIVYLCGKVTGPLPVGELAGRLPYLIIGAAVICLAPSYLISIAVYRKKEY, via the coding sequence ATGGGCGGAATGATTTTAAAGGATTTTATTTTCATGAAAAAACAGATAAAGTTTTATCTGCTGGTGATCGGAATTTACTGTGTCCTCTGCTTTTACTGGGATCAGCCTTCGTTGGTGGTCACGATGGCCTGCGTGCTCAGTATCATGTTCCCGGTCCAGATTTTCGGATGGGATGAATCCTGTAATTGGCAGATGATGGAGAGGATTCTGCCTGTTTCCAGCGGCAAGGTCGTCCTGGCGAGATATCTGTCTGCTTTTTTGATGAGCCTGGCCTCCATGGGGAGTGCGGTGCTGATTATGAATGTGGTTTATATGGTGAAAGGGCAGCCGCCTGCCGGGGATACCATGCTGTTTCATCTGATGGTCTGCGCGGCGGTGGTTTTAGTGGAGACAGTGATGATTCCGGTAATTTACAGGTTCGGAAGTGCCAACAGCCGGCTGATGCTGGTGCTCATTATAGGCGCGGTAGCGGCAATCGTATACCTGTGCGGGAAGGTGACGGGGCCGTTGCCGGTGGGAGAACTGGCAGGCAGGCTTCCGTATCTGATTATAGGGGCGGCTGTGATCTGTCTGGCGCCTTCTTATCTGATATCAATTGCAGTCTACAGGAAAAAAGAGTATTAA
- a CDS encoding LysR family transcriptional regulator, with amino-acid sequence MIISYDYYRIFYYVAKYKNFTQAANILLNNQPNITRSIKNLEAALGCTLFIRTNRGVSLTPEGEKLYAHISVAFEQIKAGEEELSMDRSLQRGIVSIGTSETALHGLLFRVLNRFHRAHPGIRLRISNYSTPQAISALKNGSVDLAVVTGPTGVKRPFQEIQLKPFREIPVCGPSFIHLKDKPLHLRDLIQFPLICLGKDTKTYEFYNRLFLEHGLTLSPDMEAATADQILPMVKNDLGIGFLPETFAEEALQKEEIIQLQLEEKIPERFICLVKHSDHSLNIAARELEKMLLA; translated from the coding sequence ATGATCATCAGCTACGATTATTACCGAATCTTTTATTACGTTGCAAAATACAAAAACTTTACACAGGCTGCCAACATTCTCCTGAACAACCAGCCCAACATCACGCGCTCCATCAAGAACCTGGAAGCCGCCCTGGGCTGTACACTGTTCATACGAACCAACAGGGGCGTAAGCCTCACTCCGGAAGGCGAAAAGCTGTACGCTCACATATCGGTGGCTTTTGAACAGATTAAAGCCGGGGAAGAGGAGCTCTCGATGGACCGGAGTCTCCAGCGGGGTATTGTCTCCATCGGCACCAGTGAAACGGCCCTTCACGGCCTGTTATTCAGGGTTTTGAACCGGTTTCACCGGGCGCATCCGGGCATCCGGCTGCGAATCTCCAACTACTCTACCCCTCAGGCGATCTCCGCTCTGAAAAACGGCTCCGTTGACCTGGCAGTCGTCACCGGGCCCACGGGCGTCAAACGCCCTTTCCAGGAAATACAACTGAAACCCTTCCGGGAAATTCCGGTCTGCGGTCCTTCATTCATCCATCTGAAGGACAAACCGCTTCATCTCCGCGACCTGATTCAGTTCCCACTGATATGCCTGGGAAAAGATACAAAAACCTATGAGTTTTACAACCGCCTGTTTCTGGAACACGGTCTGACACTGTCCCCGGACATGGAGGCAGCAACCGCAGATCAGATCCTTCCGATGGTAAAAAATGATCTCGGCATCGGTTTTCTGCCTGAAACCTTTGCAGAAGAAGCTCTGCAAAAAGAAGAGATTATTCAATTACAGCTGGAAGAAAAAATACCGGAGCGCTTCATCTGTCTCGTGAAGCACTCCGATCACTCTCTTAATATCGCCGCCCGCGAGCTGGAAAAAATGCTGCTGGCCTGA
- a CDS encoding MATE family efflux transporter: MNKDLTVGKPGTVLWRFCLPLFGSIIFQQLYNIADSLVAGKFVGENALAAVGNSYEITLIFIAFAFGCNIGCSVIVSQLFGAKKFRDMKTAVYTTIIASGVLCAVLMAGGWLLGSTLLRLINTPLNVMADSKLYLDIYILGLPFMFYYNVATGIFSALGDSKTPFIFLACSSSVNIGMDILFVTAFRMGVAGVAWATFLCQGISCVLAVAFVLRRLAKIETEEKAKAFSWQLFGKITAIAVPSILQQSFISVGNIIIQGVINTFGSSVMAGYSAAVKLNNLVVTSFTTLGNGISNYTAQNIGANKLPRVKEGFRAGLKLVWMLSIPLVAAYLIAGRYLIYLFLEHPTGIAMDTALLFLRIVAPFYFVVSAKLVSDGILRGAGMMKQFMAATFTDLVLRVVLAVTLSKIFETLGIWLAWPIGWSVATALSVLFYRKGPWNSRDYLR, from the coding sequence ATGAATAAGGATTTGACGGTCGGTAAGCCGGGGACAGTTCTCTGGAGGTTCTGTCTTCCACTGTTTGGAAGCATAATTTTTCAACAGCTGTATAACATAGCAGACAGCCTTGTGGCGGGTAAGTTTGTCGGAGAAAACGCACTGGCCGCTGTGGGAAACAGCTATGAAATCACTCTGATTTTTATTGCTTTTGCATTCGGATGTAATATCGGCTGCTCCGTGATAGTGTCACAGCTTTTCGGCGCGAAGAAATTCCGGGATATGAAGACAGCGGTCTATACGACCATCATCGCCAGCGGTGTTCTGTGCGCTGTGCTGATGGCAGGAGGCTGGCTTTTGGGAAGCACGCTCCTGCGCTTGATTAATACCCCGCTGAATGTCATGGCTGATTCAAAGCTGTATCTGGATATCTATATCCTGGGGCTTCCTTTCATGTTCTATTACAATGTGGCGACCGGGATTTTTTCAGCGCTGGGTGATTCTAAGACGCCCTTTATTTTTCTGGCCTGTTCATCGAGCGTCAACATAGGCATGGATATCCTGTTTGTCACCGCTTTCCGGATGGGGGTTGCAGGCGTGGCATGGGCGACCTTCCTCTGTCAGGGCATCAGCTGTGTGCTGGCTGTCGCTTTCGTTCTCCGGCGCCTGGCAAAGATAGAGACAGAGGAGAAAGCGAAGGCATTTTCCTGGCAGCTGTTCGGCAAGATTACTGCGATCGCTGTTCCCAGCATCCTGCAGCAGAGCTTTATCTCAGTGGGAAATATTATTATACAAGGCGTAATCAACACGTTTGGCTCCAGCGTCATGGCTGGATATTCCGCAGCGGTTAAGCTGAATAACCTGGTGGTGACATCATTCACAACCCTGGGCAACGGTATCTCTAATTATACAGCACAGAATATCGGAGCCAATAAGCTGCCGCGGGTGAAAGAGGGGTTCCGGGCGGGGCTGAAGCTGGTATGGATGCTGAGTATCCCGCTGGTGGCGGCCTATCTGATTGCGGGGCGTTATCTGATCTATCTGTTCCTGGAACATCCCACCGGTATTGCCATGGATACGGCGCTTCTGTTCCTGCGGATCGTTGCCCCCTTCTATTTTGTAGTCTCTGCGAAGCTGGTATCCGATGGAATATTGCGCGGGGCCGGTATGATGAAGCAGTTTATGGCTGCTACATTTACAGATCTTGTGCTGCGGGTAGTTTTAGCGGTCACTCTGTCAAAAATTTTTGAAACACTGGGAATCTGGCTCGCATGGCCGATCGGCTGGTCTGTGGCTACCGCCCTGTCGGTCCTGTTTTACCGGAAAGGCCCCTGGAACAGCCGGGATTATCTGCGTTGA
- a CDS encoding YoaK family protein: MQKIHWRQLVLGAEIILLFGVGFLPQFLNITANVTVSFVCALQVQAFRKIKGSIYASIMCIGDIRSGAEAFCRCCVTRNKNDLRKFFSYLGIVLLFGAGACAEKRLSGSLA, from the coding sequence ATGCAAAAAATACATTGGCGCCAGCTTGTGCTGGGCGCAGAAATAATCCTGCTCTTCGGAGTAGGATTTTTGCCGCAGTTTTTAAATATAACGGCCAATGTGACCGTATCGTTTGTATGTGCGCTGCAGGTTCAGGCGTTCCGAAAAATAAAAGGAAGTATTTACGCGAGTATCATGTGCATCGGTGATATACGGAGCGGAGCCGAGGCATTCTGCAGATGCTGTGTCACGAGAAACAAAAATGATCTGAGAAAATTTTTCTCATACCTTGGCATCGTCCTCCTGTTCGGCGCGGGGGCCTGTGCGGAGAAAAGGCTATCTGGTTCTCTTGCGTGA
- a CDS encoding FeoA family protein: protein MQLNAGETGKRYKVQDMSLALEIERRMEALGMTCGTVVTVMNKKRRGAVIIKVRGTRFAIGRNIAENIQVKEEPDHE, encoded by the coding sequence ATGCAGCTGAACGCAGGAGAAACCGGCAAGAGGTATAAAGTACAGGACATGAGTCTTGCACTGGAGATTGAGCGAAGGATGGAAGCGCTGGGAATGACATGCGGGACGGTAGTCACGGTCATGAATAAGAAACGCCGCGGAGCGGTGATTATCAAAGTCCGGGGCACCAGATTCGCCATCGGGAGAAATATCGCGGAAAATATTCAGGTGAAGGAGGAACCGGATCATGAATAA
- the feoB gene encoding ferrous iron transport protein B, with product MNNKQVQVGFMGNPNCGKTTLFNAYTGANLKVANWPGVTVEKVEGSFKYKDYNMKLVDLPGTYSLTSYTMEEQVSREYVMSGGVDVIIDVADASALERNLYLTLQLIELGRPVVLALNMMDIVEKRGMEIDLHRLPEMLGIPVIPVSARKKKGLDILMHAVVHHKDREEITPVIHHHVERELESRHAHDHHKEFAMVYSDEIEDKIDIIKEKLKVKYPEMYNHRWHAIKILEGDRAVTDQYPVELPEDFKCDYEKEIINEKYNFIDEIISEVLVNKDKKEASTDRVDRILTNRWLGFPVFLGIMALVFLLTFTLGDWLKDYMSLFISWVSESVQAGMTGAGVNAAVVSLVVDGIISGVGGILTFLPNIFILFLALAFLEDSGYMSRAAYVMDGIMGKVGLSGRAFIPMILGFGCSVPAIMASRALENRRDRLKTMLVTPLMSCSARLPIYVLFSQMFFGEHAMIAAYSMYVIGLLMAILVAFIIHLFDKRKAEFNLLIELPEYKAPSARTIAIYVWEKVKDYLTKAGTTIFIASIVMWFLLNFGAGGYTSDITQSFGSAVGRVIVPLFQPLGLGYWQIVVALIAGVSAKEVVVSSCSVLFGIGNVTSQAGMMNLSTALGGMGFGTLNAYCMMIFCLLYIPCIATLATIKRESGSWKFTGVCVAFQLLLAWFVTFLVYQIGGVFL from the coding sequence ATGAATAATAAGCAGGTACAGGTTGGATTCATGGGCAATCCCAACTGCGGAAAGACCACTTTATTTAATGCCTATACGGGGGCCAATCTGAAAGTGGCCAACTGGCCGGGCGTCACGGTTGAAAAGGTGGAAGGATCTTTCAAATACAAGGACTATAATATGAAGCTGGTTGATCTCCCCGGCACCTACAGCCTGACCTCCTATACGATGGAGGAGCAGGTGTCCAGGGAATATGTCATGAGCGGCGGGGTAGATGTGATTATTGACGTGGCTGACGCTTCGGCTCTGGAACGGAACCTCTATCTGACCCTGCAGCTGATCGAGCTGGGCCGGCCGGTGGTCCTCGCCCTGAATATGATGGACATTGTGGAAAAACGAGGCATGGAAATCGATCTCCACAGGCTTCCTGAAATGCTGGGGATTCCTGTTATTCCGGTCAGCGCCCGCAAAAAGAAAGGGCTGGATATCCTGATGCACGCGGTGGTCCACCACAAGGACCGTGAAGAAATCACGCCTGTGATCCATCATCATGTAGAAAGAGAACTGGAAAGCCGCCATGCCCATGACCATCACAAAGAGTTTGCCATGGTGTACAGCGATGAGATTGAAGATAAAATAGATATTATCAAAGAAAAGCTAAAGGTGAAGTATCCTGAAATGTACAATCACCGCTGGCATGCCATTAAGATTCTGGAAGGTGACAGGGCGGTGACAGACCAGTATCCGGTTGAGCTTCCGGAGGATTTTAAATGTGATTATGAAAAAGAAATCATCAATGAGAAATATAATTTTATTGACGAAATCATATCTGAGGTACTTGTAAATAAGGATAAAAAGGAAGCCTCCACGGACAGAGTGGACCGGATTCTCACCAACCGGTGGCTGGGCTTCCCGGTTTTCCTGGGAATTATGGCGCTGGTGTTTCTGCTGACCTTTACTCTTGGAGACTGGCTGAAGGATTACATGTCGCTGTTTATCTCCTGGGTATCTGAATCCGTGCAGGCGGGAATGACAGGCGCGGGGGTGAATGCGGCTGTGGTCTCGCTGGTGGTGGATGGAATCATATCCGGCGTGGGAGGTATTCTGACTTTCCTGCCTAATATCTTTATACTGTTTCTGGCGCTGGCCTTTCTGGAGGACAGCGGGTATATGTCCAGAGCCGCATATGTCATGGATGGGATTATGGGGAAAGTGGGGCTTTCGGGTCGTGCATTTATCCCGATGATCCTTGGATTCGGCTGCAGCGTGCCCGCAATCATGGCCTCACGGGCGCTGGAGAACAGAAGGGACCGGTTGAAAACCATGCTGGTGACGCCATTAATGTCCTGTTCCGCAAGGCTCCCCATCTATGTACTGTTTTCACAGATGTTTTTCGGGGAGCACGCGATGATAGCCGCTTATTCTATGTATGTGATCGGTCTTCTCATGGCGATCCTGGTCGCTTTTATCATCCATCTTTTTGACAAAAGGAAGGCAGAATTTAACCTTTTGATTGAGCTGCCGGAGTATAAGGCGCCCAGCGCCAGGACAATCGCCATCTATGTGTGGGAGAAGGTGAAGGATTACTTGACAAAGGCGGGCACAACGATATTCATCGCCTCAATTGTTATGTGGTTCCTTCTGAACTTTGGGGCCGGAGGATATACATCCGACATCACTCAGAGTTTCGGATCGGCCGTGGGGAGGGTGATCGTCCCGCTGTTCCAGCCGCTGGGGCTGGGATACTGGCAGATTGTCGTTGCGCTGATCGCCGGGGTATCCGCGAAAGAGGTGGTGGTTTCCAGCTGTTCTGTTCTCTTTGGAATCGGAAATGTGACCTCGCAGGCGGGGATGATGAATCTTTCAACCGCTCTGGGGGGCATGGGATTCGGAACTCTGAACGCTTATTGTATGATGATTTTCTGCCTGCTCTATATCCCCTGTATCGCCACGCTGGCTACGATTAAGAGGGAGTCTGGAAGCTGGAAGTTTACAGGGGTCTGCGTGGCGTTCCAGCTGCTGCTGGCCTGGTTTGTCACGTTCCTGGTCTATCAGATAGGAGGTGTGTTCCTGTGA
- a CDS encoding FeoB-associated Cys-rich membrane protein has translation MNAETFLILVAIGGCAALVIIRKIRRIRKGQYCDCGCGSCKKCKK, from the coding sequence GTGAATGCGGAAACATTTTTAATACTGGTTGCGATCGGAGGCTGCGCGGCCCTGGTCATCATCCGGAAAATCAGGAGAATCCGGAAGGGGCAATATTGTGACTGCGGCTGCGGGAGCTGCAAAAAATGTAAAAAGTAA
- a CDS encoding FHA domain-containing protein translates to MREFLLNSERLLDKDAFHFLENGEEKGLIPCDWIRFNDRIKLVYFTDSYENLGERLPQMSLDEICGVGKALLDRIKGLEGNHSISLENLVWDVDSIYLDGKGRVYGLCLPAVLPEESLNSQIYMKRVYAILEEMLEHTEGGREVCRQIEFQKEREFGDWDSLQGALEKRMPEEDEMILLKGVNTPEPQSFRIGHEKYRIGTDGEQADGVISGVNTVSPVHAVVGWNDISFYVMDLDSANGTFVNDQKIAPMSQVPIGKGSVLRFADCTFNVE, encoded by the coding sequence ATGAGAGAATTTTTGTTGAATTCGGAAAGACTGCTTGACAAAGATGCGTTTCATTTTTTGGAAAACGGAGAAGAGAAAGGCTTGATTCCCTGTGACTGGATTCGGTTTAATGACAGGATTAAGCTGGTATATTTCACGGATTCCTATGAGAACCTGGGGGAACGGTTGCCGCAGATGTCTCTGGATGAGATCTGCGGAGTCGGTAAAGCACTCCTGGACAGGATTAAGGGCCTGGAAGGGAACCATTCGATCTCTCTGGAGAACCTGGTGTGGGATGTGGACAGCATATACCTGGATGGGAAGGGACGGGTGTATGGGCTGTGCCTTCCGGCAGTGCTCCCGGAGGAATCCCTGAACAGCCAGATCTATATGAAGAGAGTGTATGCGATTTTGGAAGAGATGCTGGAACATACGGAGGGCGGCAGGGAGGTGTGCCGTCAGATAGAGTTCCAGAAGGAGAGAGAGTTCGGAGACTGGGACAGCCTTCAGGGCGCGCTGGAGAAGCGGATGCCTGAGGAAGATGAGATGATCCTCCTGAAGGGGGTCAATACGCCCGAGCCTCAGAGCTTTCGGATCGGCCATGAGAAATACCGGATCGGGACGGACGGCGAACAGGCTGACGGAGTGATTTCCGGGGTTAATACGGTCAGCCCGGTGCACGCTGTCGTGGGCTGGAATGATATTAGTTTCTATGTGATGGATCTGGACAGCGCCAACGGCACCTTTGTCAACGATCAGAAGATAGCTCCCATGTCACAGGTTCCCATCGGGAAGGGAAGTGTGCTGCGGTTTGCGGATTGTACATTTAACGTGGAATAG
- a CDS encoding AAA family ATPase, whose amino-acid sequence MERELRLVIIDSDYGYIKQMEEALIRRFRSRAQIQIITDPAYLDVYFRTPRTIDILVADQSFYAEHLEEHTIHHILLLVPEVDIEKTFPDKVKAMMKYLPYEEILQAIDDFMTPEEEEEKEETASVEKPETKVVAVYSPIGGCGKSLTAMALGKKLKKLDQTVLLVGCDSLQSYSAYLRTEQCADEKLAEKLKNPGEDTYWTILQNIGQEEISCLLPFEKTMPALGIGTEEMKTLIAMLREKRDFAYVILDLGSELNGQTLALMEESDAYVLIMEANRVSNRKMWRLQKNIELLPKKECFMISNQYHMDGLRVPRQNLFGVIARYEDGEKAMEDPVFYRMALELCKEI is encoded by the coding sequence ATGGAGCGAGAGCTGAGGCTTGTAATTATTGACAGCGACTACGGATATATCAAGCAGATGGAAGAAGCACTGATCCGCCGGTTCAGGTCCAGGGCGCAGATTCAGATTATTACAGATCCGGCATATCTGGATGTTTATTTTCGCACGCCGCGGACGATTGATATTCTGGTGGCGGACCAGAGCTTTTACGCGGAGCACCTGGAAGAACACACAATCCATCATATTTTGCTGCTGGTTCCGGAGGTGGACATCGAGAAGACATTTCCGGACAAAGTAAAGGCCATGATGAAGTATTTACCTTATGAAGAGATACTTCAGGCGATCGATGATTTCATGACGCCGGAGGAGGAAGAGGAAAAAGAAGAGACGGCTTCCGTGGAGAAGCCGGAGACGAAGGTAGTTGCCGTCTATTCTCCGATCGGAGGCTGCGGGAAGAGCCTGACAGCGATGGCTCTCGGGAAAAAGCTGAAGAAGCTGGATCAGACGGTCCTGCTGGTCGGCTGTGACAGCCTGCAGAGTTATTCGGCTTATCTTCGCACCGAGCAGTGTGCCGATGAGAAGCTGGCGGAGAAGCTGAAGAATCCGGGTGAAGATACGTACTGGACGATTCTTCAGAATATCGGACAGGAAGAGATTTCCTGCCTCCTTCCTTTTGAGAAAACCATGCCCGCCCTTGGGATCGGAACGGAGGAGATGAAGACACTCATAGCCATGCTGAGGGAGAAGAGAGATTTCGCCTATGTGATTCTGGATCTGGGCAGTGAATTGAACGGGCAGACGCTGGCGCTGATGGAAGAATCAGATGCCTATGTGCTGATCATGGAGGCCAACAGGGTTTCTAACAGGAAAATGTGGCGCCTGCAGAAAAATATTGAGCTTCTTCCCAAGAAGGAGTGCTTCATGATCTCTAACCAGTACCATATGGACGGACTTCGGGTGCCGAGACAGAATCTGTTCGGCGTGATCGCCAGGTACGAGGATGGGGAGAAGGCCATGGAGGACCCGGTATTTTACCGGATGGCGCTGGAACTTTGCAAGGAAATATAA